A window from Patescibacteria group bacterium encodes these proteins:
- a CDS encoding polyribonucleotide nucleotidyltransferase codes for MEPQKVAGAVASRPLVIETGKLAKQATGSAVVSLGDTVVLATVVVAAGRPGADFFPLSCDYEEKYYASGKIKGSRFIKREGRPSDAAVLRSRMIDRPIRPLFPKGTTNEVQIIATVLSIDLEVDPAVTAMNAASAALMVSGAPFAGPIGAVRIGLKDDKLIVNPTYAEEETGDLILTVAGTLDAITMVEAGSKEISDEKMLAALELAHSEIKKICELQIELKKKVSPALIELSVAAKNAEAEKAVAETITAADLDTIAGTKKAEIKGAIHALEGKLLTKYAAEIAEAKFSEGELKEILNSHFEKNMRKNILEKDLRIDSRKLDEVRPLSAEVGVLPRTHGTGLFNRGETQILTIATLGGPGKAMIVDTMDKDYHRFYMHEYNFPSFSVGETSRRFGPGRREIGHGDLAERALLPVLPAREVFPYTLRVVSETLSCNGSSSMGSVCGSTLALMDAGVPITRPVAAIAMGMVTDKNAEGKFTTHKILTDIQGYEDFAGDMDFKVARTEKGITALQMDIKVKGVSTAILKEALTRSTVACDTIRAAIIAAIAEPRKELNKYAPLIESIKIDPEKIRTVIGKGGETIQKITKECGVEIDVDDDGIVTITAPNGEAGEKAKKWIAQIVYEPKVGDEFDGKVVRTMDFGAFVEFLPGKDGMVHISALAPNRIDKVEDAVKVGDAIRVKVVEVDAMGRINLTRIIDGVEMQRAPRPPRPAGNGGRPPRRF; via the coding sequence ATGGAACCCCAGAAAGTCGCGGGAGCAGTCGCTTCCCGCCCGCTCGTCATCGAGACGGGCAAACTCGCGAAACAGGCCACCGGTTCGGCGGTCGTTTCGCTCGGTGACACAGTCGTCCTCGCGACGGTCGTCGTCGCTGCCGGTCGCCCTGGCGCAGATTTTTTTCCGTTGTCTTGTGACTACGAAGAAAAATATTACGCCTCAGGCAAAATCAAAGGCTCGCGCTTCATCAAGCGCGAAGGTCGCCCAAGCGACGCCGCTGTTTTGCGCAGCCGAATGATTGATCGCCCGATTCGTCCGCTTTTCCCGAAAGGCACGACGAACGAAGTTCAAATCATCGCGACCGTCCTCTCAATCGATCTCGAAGTCGATCCAGCCGTCACCGCGATGAATGCTGCGAGTGCAGCCCTGATGGTTTCGGGTGCACCATTCGCCGGACCAATCGGTGCAGTCCGCATCGGACTGAAAGATGACAAATTGATCGTAAATCCGACTTACGCGGAAGAAGAAACTGGCGACCTCATCCTGACCGTCGCCGGTACGCTCGACGCGATCACGATGGTCGAAGCTGGCTCGAAAGAAATTTCGGATGAAAAAATGCTCGCGGCACTCGAACTCGCCCACAGTGAAATTAAAAAAATCTGTGAGCTGCAAATCGAACTGAAAAAGAAAGTGAGCCCGGCGCTAATTGAATTGTCCGTCGCAGCGAAAAATGCGGAAGCGGAAAAAGCCGTCGCGGAAACAATCACCGCAGCCGACCTCGACACGATCGCCGGCACGAAAAAAGCCGAAATCAAAGGCGCGATTCACGCGCTCGAAGGTAAATTGCTCACGAAGTACGCTGCGGAAATCGCCGAGGCGAAATTCTCCGAAGGCGAACTGAAGGAAATTCTGAATTCGCACTTCGAGAAAAACATGCGCAAAAATATTCTCGAAAAAGACCTGCGCATCGACTCGCGCAAATTGGACGAGGTGCGACCGCTCAGCGCCGAGGTCGGCGTGCTGCCACGCACTCACGGCACCGGACTTTTCAATCGCGGTGAAACGCAAATCCTCACCATCGCGACACTCGGTGGACCAGGCAAAGCGATGATCGTCGACACGATGGACAAGGACTACCATCGTTTTTACATGCACGAATACAATTTCCCATCATTCTCCGTCGGCGAGACAAGTCGTCGTTTCGGTCCGGGTCGCCGCGAAATTGGTCACGGTGATCTCGCCGAGCGCGCGCTCCTGCCAGTGCTCCCCGCCCGCGAAGTTTTCCCGTACACGCTCCGCGTCGTTTCCGAGACTCTGAGCTGCAATGGCTCGAGCTCGATGGGCTCGGTCTGTGGCTCGACACTCGCGCTCATGGATGCGGGTGTGCCAATCACGAGGCCGGTCGCCGCCATCGCGATGGGCATGGTGACGGACAAAAATGCTGAAGGCAAATTCACGACGCACAAAATTTTGACCGACATCCAGGGTTACGAAGATTTCGCCGGTGACATGGATTTCAAAGTCGCGCGCACGGAGAAAGGCATCACGGCTTTGCAAATGGATATCAAAGTGAAAGGTGTCTCGACGGCAATTTTGAAAGAAGCGCTGACGCGCTCGACCGTCGCCTGCGACACGATTCGCGCCGCAATCATCGCGGCCATCGCCGAACCGAGGAAAGAGTTGAATAAATACGCGCCGCTCATCGAATCAATCAAAATCGATCCGGAAAAAATTCGCACAGTCATCGGCAAAGGCGGCGAGACGATTCAAAAGATCACGAAAGAGTGCGGCGTCGAAATCGATGTCGACGATGACGGTATCGTCACGATCACCGCGCCAAATGGTGAAGCTGGCGAGAAGGCGAAAAAATGGATTGCCCAAATTGTCTACGAACCAAAAGTTGGTGACGAGTTCGATGGCAAAGTCGTGCGCACCATGGACTTCGGCGCCTTCGTCGAATTCCTCCCGGGCAAAGACGGCATGGTCCACATCTCAGCGCTCGCGCCGAATCGTATCGACAAAGTCGAAGACGCAGTCAAAGTCGGCGATGCTATTCGTGTGAAGGTCGTCGAGGTCGATGCGATGGGTCGCATCAATCTGACGAGAATTATTGACGGCGTCGAAATGCAACGCGCACCACGACCGCCGCGCCCAGCCGGGAATGGTGGACGACCACCTCGGAGATTTTAA